CTCGGGTCCGGTGAGGACGAGATCGGTGTTGGGGGCTTGCTCGTCGGTCAGAGCGCGGACGGCCACGGCCGCGATGTCCTCGGCGTCGACGAAGCCGACCCGGCCCCCTTGGGTGGCGGTCCAGATGATGCCCTCGTCGCGGATGCTGCGAGCGTGCGCGTGCGTGCCGGTGAAGTTCTGCATGAACCACGAGGGCCGCAGTACCGCCCACTGTTCGAACAGATCGGGCAGGGCCTGGTGCACCGTTCCCACCGCCGGGCCGCCCTCGGGGATGGCCGAGGAGCTCAGCAGCACCGCGCGGCGCACGCCGACGGTGCGGGCCTGATGGAGGAACGGCAGCACGATTGCCGCGGGGTCGGAGTCACCCAGGGGCGGTATGAGGTAGACGCGGTCGACGCCGTCGAGGGCGGCCGCGTGGGTGGTGGGGTCGTACCAGTCGAAGGGGGCCGGCTCGGTGCCGGCGACCGGGGTGGCCCGGCGGCTGGCGGCTTTGACGCGGTGCCCCGTGGCCGTCAGCTGTGCGGCGGTGCGGCTGCCGGTGGTGCCGGTGGCTCCGATGACCAGAGTGGTGCCGGCGGTGGTCATCGGCTGCTCCCGGCGAAGTCGGCGCCGGGTTCCTGGACGGCGAGGGGGTTCCAGTAGTCGCGGTAGGAAGTGATGTGTCCGTCTCGAACGGTCACGACGGCGATGTAGGTCATGTCGAAGGGAGCATCGCTCTCCACTAGGCGGCCGACACCGCGCATCTCGACCACGATGGTCGCCGGATCGGTGGTCTGGTGGATCCGCAGGTCGGGGAAGTCGTGCAGGTCGATGTGGTCGGGGTAGTGGCGCATGTAGGCGGCGATGGCCTCCTTGCCCTCCAGACGCCGGGGCCAGCCGTCGGGGGCGAAGGGGAACTCCATGAGGCCGTCCTCGGCCCACAGGGCGACCCACGCGGGCATGTCCTTGTCGAGAAGCAGTCGCAGGCTGTGGCGGTAAAGATCCGCCGGGGAGGTCGGTGCGGACATGGGTATCCTCCAGTCACAGAATCCGGACCCTGGGCCCGCTTCAACGATATGGACCACGGGTCCGTTTTGTAAATGGAAGGAGCGCCATGCCCGAACGCCAGTCGTCTCGCAAGGACGCCATTCGCAACCGGGATGCCGTGCTCGCGGCCGCCGACGCCCTCTTCACCCGCCGTGAAAGTCCCGAAGACGTCACCATGGCCGACGTCGCGGCTGCGGCCGGCGTCGGCAAGGGCACACTCTTCCGGGCCTTCGGCGATCGCGCCGGGCTGCTCCGCGCACTGTACGCGGCACGGCTCGAACCGATCAGGCAGGCCGTCGAGACCGGCCCACCACCCCTGGGGCCAGCGACCCCACCGCGGGATCGCGTACCCGCCCTGCTCGACGCCGTCCTGTGCTTCAAACTCGACAACCGGCGCCTCGCGCTGGCCCTGGAGGAAGGCGGGAGCAGCAGCCCGTACCGGGCGGAACACTACGAGCGGTGGCACAGCCTGCTCCGAGCCGTACTGGAGCAGATCCCCGGCCTGACCGACAGCGACTTCACCGCCCACGCCCTGCTCGCCGCCACACGAGCCGACCTCGTCGAGCACCTGGCCGGAGAAGAGCGTATTCCGCGGGAAAGAATGCGGGCACAGTTGGCGAACTTCGTCACCAGCGTCCTGGCCTCCGGCCCACTGCAAGGGTTGACCGCCGAGGAGTGATCGAGGATCGGGCGAGTCCTTGATCAGTGGGGCCTCTCGCAAACGACCCTGTGCCCGAGCGAGATCAACAAAAGGCCGCTGGGCCGCCGTCGATCTTCGATCGGTTCTCAGAACCCGTTCTCACGTAAACGTGGTCCGAACCCCCTTCTGAGACTTGTGTTGTGCGAGGATTCCAGGCCGACACTCAGGACCCCTTGCCGAGCGACGCGGACGACGTAGAGCTGCACCCCTGCCCCCGCTGTGATGTTCAGCCCGGCTCGCCCTGCCGCTCGCGTGGCGGCGCGGTCGCCGGCGCGTACCACACGGGTGGGTTCACAAAGGTGCCCCGTCTCGCGAAGCTGCTGCGGGTGCAGACCCCGGCCGACCGCGGGCCGGGTCAACCGTGGCGGCCCGGCACCCCGCCCCCCCGCCCAGCCGTCGCGGACACCCCAGGCGCGGACATTCGCATCGGGTACGCCCGTTGCTCGCACCTGAGCCAGGAACTCGACTCCCGGCTCGACGCGCTCACCGCGCACGGCATCCCGCGCGACAAGGTGTTCAGTGAGAAGATCAGCACCCGGGTACGGGCGCGCCCTCAGTTCGAACAGGCGCTGCGTACGGCGCGGGAGATCAAGGCACACGCCCCGCACTGCCGGGTCATCATCACCGTGCTTCCTGATGCCGGGTCTACAACCGGACCGTATGGCGCACGGGGAAAACGGCGAATCCCGTGCGGTGCGCCAGCGTCCCCCACAGCCCCCGCGGCAGGTACAGCGAGACCACGATGGCCGCCGCGCCCACCACGATCAGGTACCAGACACCGCTCTGCGCGAAGTACTTGTCGAGGAGGAAGTATGCGATCGCGCCGACGACGGGGCCCTCGATCGTGCCGATGCCGCCGATGATCACCATGAAGACCATCAGGGCCGAGTACTGCACCCCGAAGATCTGCGTCGGCGACGCCACCCCCAGACTGTTGACGCAGATCACCGCACCGGCGGCGGCACATCCGGCAGCCGCCGTGATGTAGATGATCCGCTTGCCTCGCGTGACGTTCACGCCGAGGGAGCCGGCGGCGGTGTCGTCGTCGCGGATGGCCTGGAGGCTCAGGCCGAGGCGGCTGCGCAGGACGGCGTAGGTGCCGAGCACGGTCGCTGCCATGACGGCGAGCGCCAGCCAGTAGGTGAAGGCGCGTCGCAGCACCGGATCGGCGGTGACGTCCGAGAGGGTGCGTCCGCTCGCCGCGCCCAGGGAGTGGAAGCGGACCACGATCAGGCGGACGACCTCGGCGATCACCCAGGTGCCGACGGCGAAGTAGCCGCCGCGCAGCCGGAAGGCGAGGTACGACACCGGCCAGGCGAGCAGCGCCACCACGGCGGAGACGACGAGCGTGCCCGCGTAGACGTTCACGCCGTGGTCGTTGACCACGAACAACAGGTAGGCGCCCAGGCCTATGAACGCCTGCTGGCCCATGGACATCATGCCCGCGTACCCCGCGAGCAGGTTCCACATCGAGGCCAGGGCCACCAGGTAGCAGAGCTTGACCAGTTGGGCCGTGACGCCCGATTCGACGACGTAGGGGAGGGCCGCCATCGTCACGAGGACGACGGCTGTTCCTGCCAGGCCCAGGGCGGTCGCTCGGCCACCCCGGTGTACGGCCGGCAGTGCGGTCGCCTCGGGGGCGGGGGCTGTCTGGACGGTCATGCGAGGACACTCCTGCCGAACAGGCCCTGCGGGCGGAACACCAGGACCAGGAGGAAGACCACGTGCCCCGCGAGCAGGGGAAGGTCCGGGGAGATCTGGGCGCCGACGGACTGGGCCACACCGAGCACCACGCCACCCGCGAGCGTGCCCCACAGCGAGCCGAGACCGCCGATGATGACCGTCTCGAAGGCGAACAGGACGGTGAGCTGACCCTCGAAGGGGGTGACTCCGCCCTGCCGCATCGTGTAGAGGACACCGGCCAGGGCCACCGTCGCGAAGGCGATGACCGAGGTCAGGGCGTACACGCGGCGGTTGTCGACGCCCATCAGGCGGACCACCGCGCGGTCGTCGGACGTGGCCCGGACGATACGGCCGGGCTGCGTGCGGAAGAGGAAGAGGTGGAGGGAGACGAGGACCGCCACCGCCGCCGCTACCGTGATCAGGGGGAACCAGCCGACGGCCAGGCCGCCGCCCAGGTCGATGCTCGCGGTGCCGAGCGAGCCGATGGGCAGGGGCTGTGCGTCGCTGCTGAACAACTGGACCAGTACGTTCGGGATGATGACCGAGATGCCGAACGTGACCAGCATCGGGGCGAGTTCGCCGATGCCCATCGCCCGGTCCAGCATGGAGCGTTGGACCAGGTAGCCGAGCCCGCCCACCGCGACCATCGACACGACGATGGTGACGGGGACGGGGACGCCGTAGTGCGCCGCGGTCACCGAGGCCACGTAACCGCCGAGGATCATCAGGTCCCCGTGGGCGAGGTTGGCGATCCGCATCACACCGAAGACGAGGGACAGGCCCGCGGCGGCCATGGCGAAGATGCCGCCGAGCAGGACGCCCTGCAGGATTGCGTTGAGCCAGGTCATGGGGTCTTCACCTCCGGGAAGGCGCCGGTGCCGAAGTACGCGGCGGTCACCTGGTCGCGGGTGAGTCCGGTCGCCGTGCCGGTCAGCGCGATCCGGCCCTCCAGGACACACGCGATGCGGTCCGCCACGGCGAACGTGCGGTTCAGGTCCTGTTCGACCAGGATCACGGTCGCGCCCTCGGCACGGATACCGGGCAGCGCCGTGTAGAGCTGGTCCACGACGAGCGGGGCGAGGCCCAGGGAGACCTCGTCGAGGAGCAGCAGACGCGGATTGCCCATCAGCGCGCGGCCGATGGCGACGGCCTGCTGCTCACCGCCGGAGAGCCGGGCCGCCTTGCGGGTACGGCGGTCGGCGACGAGCGGCATCGTCTCGTACACCTTGGCCAGGTTCCAGGGGCCCTTGCGCCCGGTGGCGGCGCCCACCTGGAGGTTCTCCTCGACGGTGAGCGACGGGAAGAGCCGACGGCCCTCCGGGACCAGGCAGACGCCCTTGCGGGCCCGGCGGATGTCCGGCTCGGCGGTGACGTCCTCACCGGCCAGGCCGATCGTGCCGCGGAAGGGCTTCAGGGCTCCCGCGATGGTTTTCAACAGGGTGGATTTTCCCGCTCCGTTGGCGCCGACGAGGGCGAGCAGCTCACCCTCGGCCACGTCGAGGTCGATGCCGAACAAGGCCTGGAAGTCGCCGTATCCGGCGTCGACGGAGTCGACTCGCAGAAGCGTGCTCATGCCGCCGTACCTCCCAGGTAGACCTCCGCGACCTCGTCGCTGGCCAGTACCTCGTGCGGGTCGCCGTCGACGCGGATCTGCCCGTAGGCGAGGCAGACCAGCCGGTCGACGACCTGGACCAGGGCCTTGACGACATGCTCGATCCACAGGATCGTCACGCCGGACTCCTTCAGGGACAGCACGGTGGCGACGAGTTCCTCCGCCTCGGCCTCGGTGAGGCCGCCCGCGATCTCGTCGAGGAGCAGCAGGTCGGGACCGGTGGCCAGCGCCCGTGCCAGCTCCAGCCGTTTGCGGCCGAGCAGGGGCAGGGAGCCGGCGGGCTTGTTGGCGAGGTGGAGCAGCCCGGCGGTCTCCAGCGCGCGCAGGGCCTGCTCGCGGGCGGGGCCGCCCCGCAGCCGGGCCCCCCGCTCGGCGCCGACCAGTGCGTTCTCGAACACGGTCAGGTCGCCGAAGGGGCGCGGTATCTGGAAGGAGCGGCCGACGCCGAGCCGGCATCGCTGCGCCGCGGAGGTGCGGGTGACATCGCGGCCCGCGAGCCGCACGCAGCCGGCGGTCGCGCGCTCGACGCCCGAGATCGCGCTGAGCAGGGTGGACTTGCCCGCGCCGTTCGGGCCGACGATGCCGACCGCCTGCCCGCGGGGGACGGTCAGCTCGACGTCCTCCAGGACCCGCAACTCGCCGAAGTGCACGGCGAGATGGTCCACTTCGAGGAGTGGAGCGGTCACAGTTCCGCCGCCTTCGCGTCGGTCTTGACCATCGGCATCAAGCTGTTGCTGACGACCTTCAGTTCGAACGCGTCACCGCTCCCCTTGATCCACTGGGTGCCGACCATGGGGATGGTGGCGACGTTCTTGACCGGGTTGGCCGGACCGCCGCCGGTCCAGGAGAGGTGGCCGAGGACGGTGTCGAGGCTGGTCTTCGCGATCTGGGCGGCGACGGCCTCGCGGTCCTTGGGGTTCGTGTTGCGCAGGACGTGGTTGGCCACCTCGAACAGCGCGTGGTTGGGGCCGAGGCCCTGGTTCCACGTCCGGCCCTTCGCCAGCGGGGACTTCTCGTAGTCGTCGGCGAGTGCGGTGGCGGTCTGACCGGTGATCGTGGAGGTGAAGGGGAACTGCGGCACCCACCAGCTCGCCGTGCACAGCCCGTTGCCGAGGTTGTTCGGCAGGGAGGCCACCGTCGACTCGAAGAGGATGGCCTTGGAGATGGTGGCGACCTTGGGCTTGAAGTTCTGCTGTGCGGCCTGCGTCCAGAACGTCGAGAAGTCGGGCGGCGAGGGCACGCCGGCGAGGATCTCGACGCCCTCCTTCTTGAAGTTCGCGATGATCGACGAGAAGTCCTTGGTGCCGGGCTCGTAGGAACCCGGGTCGACGAACGTGAAGCCCTTGGTCGAGGGCTGCGAGCGGTATCCGGTGGTCTTGTCCCGGAAGGCGTTGCCGTCGGAGTCGTTCGGCCACAGCACGCCGACCTTCTTGTTGGTGTCGTGCTGCCGCCACATGTCGCTCTCGACCCTGGCCAGGTGCTCGATGCCGTCGAAGAAGTGGAACGTGTACGTGAAGGTCTTCTTCGGCGTGCCGCCGCGCCCGAAGAACCAGGCCTGCCAGGGCTCGATGGTCGAGACGCAGGGCACGCCCTCGCTCTCGCACTTGGCCGCCACCGGGTGGATCGTGTCCGGCGTCGCGGTGACGAGGACGAGGTCGACCTGCTGCTGGGAGATCAGCTCGTCCGCGATGGTGGCCGCCTGCTGCGGGTCCGATCCCGTGTCGCGGTCCAGGATCTTCACGTCGTACTTCTTGCCGTCGTGCGTGATCCCCTTGGCGAAGAAGGCACGCACCTGCTCGAGAATGTAGGCGTCGGACTCGGCGAAGGCCGCGTAGGCGCCGGTGCGCGGGCTGACGTAACCGATCTTGATGGTGTCGCCGGTCGGACTGCCCGAGCCCTTGAGGCCGGAGGAACAGGCGGAAAGGATCGGGGAGGCCGCCACAGCGGAGACTCCGAGGCCTCTGAGGACGGTGCGGCGGGAGGGCTTGATCGCGGGGTGTTCCATGGCGGGCTCCGGAGGGCCTTGAGCCGCAGGTCGCGGGCTGCGGCGAGTGGAGGAAGTGGCCGCGAACGTAGGCCCGCCGTCCGTGCCTGGACAGGGCACGGATTCGATATGCGAGACGGGTGGGCCGTCGGTGACCCTAATGAAACATCGGCTGTACGCAGGGGGCGTAGAGGAGTTGCTGCACGTCCGTAACCGGACGGGCGGGACGCCTGGGGTCGGTGCCCGCGCTGGTCAGGGCGTCGCGCGGATCCGTTCGCGCAGGTCCCTGGTGTACGCGTGGAACACGCCCACCAGGTCGACCTGGCCGGGATCGGCCAGCCACTGGTTCTCCAGGCCCTCCATGACAGCGACGATCTGCGTGGCCAGCAGGCCGCAGTCGAGGTCCCCGCGCAGCTCACCGTCGGCGATGCCCGCCTCCAGGGCCGTACGCACCAGCGTCCGCGCCTCCGTGAAGTGCCGTCTGCCGTGCTCGGCCGCGGGGTGGTCGCCGCCCGCCGATTCGGCGGCCAGGACGTGGGAGAGCTGTACGAGCCCGGAACGCTCGGCGTTGCGCACCACGAGCCGGTCCAGCATGTCGAGCACCTGCAGGCCGCGCAGGGTGAAGATGTCGTCCACCCCCATGCCGTACCGGTCGCGCAGATCCCGCTCGGCCAGTACGGCCGCGAGCAGTGCCTGCTTGCTGGGGAAGTGGTGGAGCAGGCCGGGCTTGGACATGCCCGTCCGGCCGGCGATGTCCTGGAGGGACGCGCCCCAGTAGCCTCGGGCGGCGAACTCCTCCGTCGCGATGTCGAGGATCCGCCGCTTGGCCGCGTCGCCCCGTGCGTACGTACTCGCCCTGCCGCCGGTCCTCGCGCTCTCGCCTGTTCTCGCGCTGTTGTCGTCCGCCACCCGGCTCACTCTAGTGCGGCGGAAAAAATCATGGAACGAAAACCTACCGACCGATAGGTAGCGATTGTAGAGTGCGGTCCCACCGGCGCGGCGAAGCCGTCCGCCCGGGCCCCGGGGGAACGAGTCCCAGCTCCCTTCCGCGTCTCTTGTGACCCTCTCGCTCGCTTTCTTCCGCTCTCTTCCGCGCTCTGGGAGATCCCCATGTCCGAAAGCACCACCGACGCTCCTCCCGCCTCCGCCGGTACGGCCACCCCGGCCGTCACCGCCCGCGTCGGCGCCGGATTTATCTCGCTCTACGCACTCGCCTACTTCGGTATCTGGCTGGCGGTCCTCGCACCGGCCGTGGTGACCCTGCAGCTCAAGGTGTTGCGTCTGTACCCCGACGACGCCACCTCGGTGATCGGTGTCGTCAGCGGCGTGGGCGCGTTGTTCGCCCTCATCGGCAACCCGTGGGCCGGGAAGCTGTCGGACCGGTGCATGTCGCGCTTCGGCATGCGCCGGCCGTTCATCCTCGGCGGCATGGTGGGCGGCACCCTGGGCACCGCGGTCATCGTCTACGCGCCCAACATGGGCATGCTCATCGTGGGGTGCTCGCTGGTCCAGCTGTCCTACAACACCGCGCTGGCCGGCATCGTGGCAGTGGTTCCGGACCAGGTGCCCGAGGACCAGCGCGGCAAGTTCTCCGGCCTGCTCGGACTGTGCCAGTTCCTGGCGCTCGGCGTCGCCGCCTACGTGGTGGACCTCGTCGCCGGGAACATGACGCTGATGTTCGGCGTACCGGCCCTGTTCGGCCTGCTGGCCGTCGTGCCGCTGCTGGTGGTGCTGCGGGACAGGGTGCGCACCGAGAAGCCGTCCACGCCGTACGGGGTCAAGGAGTTCCTCGCCAGTTTCTGGGTCAACCCGGTCGCGCAGCCGAGCTACGCCTGGGCCTGGCTGAGCCGCTTCCTCCTCGTACTCGGCTGGGCGACCCTCATGACGTACCAGGCCTTCCTGCTGATCGACCGGTTCGGCTACACGCCGGACGACGTCGGTGGTCAGGTCGGGGTCGTCCTGTCGGTGATGGTCGTCGGCATCCTGGCCGGTTCCGGTGGTGGCGGCTGGCTGTCGGACAAGCTCGGCCGGCGCAAGCTCTTCGTCGGGCTCGCGGGTGTCATCGCCGCGATCGGTCTGCCCACCGTCGCCGTCGCGCACAGCATGACCCTGCTGCTGGCCGGGGTGGCCGTCGTGGGTCTCGGTATCGGCGTCCACATGTCGGTCGACCTCGCGCTCGTGCTCGACGTCCTGCCGGACAAGACCAACGTGGCCAGGGACCTGGGCGTGTTCAACATCGCCAACGCGCTTCCGCAGTCCGTCGCCCCGGCGATCGCGCCGGTCTTCCTGGCCTTCGGGGCAGGGCAGAACTACACCGCCCTGTTCCTGGCCGCCGCGGGCTTCGCGGTGCTCGGCGCCCTGGCCGTCCGGCCGGTGCGAGGAGCGCGCTGAGCGTCCCCGGACATCACGGTGTCGACACGCGGGCCGGTGGGGGCCGTCCGTGTGTCGACGCCTTCTCCTGCCCGTGGTGGGCGCGCCAACCGCACCGGCCGCGGGCCCGAACGGGGGCGGGGCGCACCTGGACGCCCCGCCACCGCCGACCCGAACGAAGGAGCACCGGCCATGACCGACGGCACCCCGGTGACGAGCCACACCGTGAACGGGACGACCCCGCGGGCGGATCACAGCCGCCGGGACACGATCCCGGCGACCGCGGCGACCGCGGCGGACGATGACGAACTGCGCGCATGGGTGGTCGAGGGCGCTCTGGCCCGTATGGACCTCGACACCAAGGCCCGGCTGATCGCGGGCCAGGACATGTGGTCGTTGCCCGCCGTGCCCGCCGTCGGCCTGCGGTCCGTGGTCATGTCCGACGGACCCATCGGAGTGCGGGGAACCCGGTGGTCCCCGGACGACCCCTCGGTCGCGTTGCCCAGTCCGACCGCCCTCGCCGCCACCTGGGACCCCGAACTCGCGCACCGGGCCGGCCGGTTGCTCGCGCACGAGGCCCGCCGCAAGGGCGTCGACGTACTGCTCGCGCCCACGGTCAACCTGCACCGCACTCCGCTGGGCGGCCGTCACTTCGAGTGCTTCTCGGAGGATCCCCTGCTCACCGGGGTCATCGGCGCCGGATACGTGCGCGGTGTGCAGGACGGCGGTGTCGGTACGACCGTCAAGCACTTCGTCGCCAACGACAGCGAGACCGAGCGGTTCACCCTCGACGCGCGAGTGGGCGAACGGGCGCTGCGCGAGCTGTACCTCGCCCCCTTCGAGCACATCGTCACCCACGCCGGGCCCTGGGGTGTCATGTCCGCCTACAACGGTGTCAACGGCGCCACCATGACCGAGAACCACCGCCTCCAGAACGAGGTCCTGCGCGGGGAGTGGGGCTTCGACGGCGTGATCGTCTCGGACTGGATGGCCGCCCGCGACACGGTACGCGCCGCCGAGGGCGGCCTGGACATCGCGATGCCGGGCCCGAAGACCGTCTACGGCGCCGCTCTCGCCGACGCCGTGCGCGACGGCCGCGTCGCCGAGCGGACACTCGACGCGGCGGTACGTCGCGTCCTGCGGCTGGCCGCACGTGTAGGCGCCCTCGACGGCGCCCCGCCCGCCGGCACGTCAGGGGCCGAGGAGATCGACGGCAGGGCTCTGGCGCGCGAGATCGCCCGCCGCTCCTTCGTCCTGCTCAAGAACGCCCCCGCTCCCGACGGCGGTGCGGTGCTTCCCCTGAACCGGGACGCGCTGCGCAGGGTCGCCCTCATCGGCGACACCGCCCGCCACGCCCGAGTCATGGGCGGCGGCAGCGCCACCGTCTTCCCCGAGCACGTCGTCAGCCCGCTGGCCGGTCTGCGCCGCGCTCTTCCGCCGGCCGTCGAACTGGTCCACGCACAGGGCGCCGACCCGCGTACCCGCCTCGCCCCGGCCGCCGAGTACTTCACCCTGCGCTCCCGCTACCGGGACGAGGACGGCAACGTCCTCGCCGAACTGCCCCAGCCCGACGGCCAGGTGATGACGGTGGGCAGCCTGCCCACCGGGGTGACCGCACGGCAGCTCCACTCCGTGGACATCACCGGCAGCTTCACCCCCGACCGGAGCGGAACCCACACCTTCGGCGTCACGGGGTTCGGCAGCTACACCCTCGACGTCGCCGGTCACCGGCTGGCCGAGGACGTCTGCGTCCCCGACTCCGACGACCCCTTCCTCGCCTTCACCGACCCGTCCGAGCGGCGCTTCACCGTTGAGCTGACGGCGGCCGAGACCGTCGAGGTCGCCTTTCGCTTCGTCCCGTTCACCAAGGGCATGGACGACAACATCGCGGCTCTCGCCTTCGGCCTGGGGCACCGCCCGCCGACCGCCACGGACGAGGAACTCATCGAGGAGGCCGTCGCGGTCGCCGCGGCCAGTGACGTCGCGGTGATCGTGGTGGCCACCACGGAGGAGACGGAGAGCGAGGGCTTCGACCGCGCGAGCCTGAAGCTGCCGGGCCACCAGGACGAACTCGTCCGCCGGGTGGCCGAGGCCAACCCGCGCACCGTCGTGGTCGTCAACACCGGCTCCCCGGTGGAGATGCCGTGGCGCGACGAGGTCGCCGCCGTCCTGCTCGGCTGGTTCCCGGGGCAGGAGGCCGGGCACGCCCTCGCCGATGTCCTGCTCGGCGCCGAGGAACCCGGCGGAAGGCTCCCCACCACCTGGCCCGCGGCCATGACCGACTGCCCGGTCCTGGACACCGAGCCCGTCGACGGCCTCCTCACCTACGACGAGGACGTCTTCATCGGCTACCGGGCCTGGGCCTGCCAGGACACCCCGCCCGCCTACTGGTTCGGCCACGGCCTGGGATACACGGACTGGGCGTACGAGGAGGCCGCGTTCACGCCCGCGCCACCCGGCGCCCACGAGCTGGGCACACTGCGCGTGAAGGTACGCAACACCGGTGGGCGCCCGGGCCGTGAGGTCGTCCAGGTGTATCTGGAACCGGCGGACACGGCCACCGCCGACGCGGCCGAGCGCCCTCGACGCCGGCTCGCCGGTTTCGCCACCGCCCAGGCCGCCCCCGGAAGGACGACCGTGGTGGAGATACCGGTGCCTCGCAGGGCCGCGCAGATCTGGCACGCGGAGCTGGACGCCTGGCACACGGTCCAGGGCCGCTACCGCCTGCGCGCCGGGCGCTCGTACCCGGATCTGCGCGTCGAGGCGGCATGCGACGCGCTCTGACGGCTTCGGGGCCTGGTGGCTTCGGGGCCTGGCGGCTTGGCGGCCTGGCGGCTTTGCGGACTCGCGGTGTCGCGGCTTGGCGGGCCTCGCGGCCTCCCGGTCTCGCGGCCTCCCGGCCTTGCGGACCGTGAGACCGGCGTACCGCAGCCCCACGCCGGTTCGGGCACGCCGCCACCTCGCGAGAGGTGCTTGACGACGACCGACCGGGCGATCCCGGTCTCCCACCGCACCGAGGTCGTTCTCGGCGCGGTGGACGCTCGTGTGCCGGTCCGGCTCAGTCCCGGACGGCGCCGACCAACGCATCTGGAGT
The window above is part of the Streptomyces sp. NBC_00425 genome. Proteins encoded here:
- a CDS encoding beta-glucosidase H, whose translation is MTDGTPVTSHTVNGTTPRADHSRRDTIPATAATAADDDELRAWVVEGALARMDLDTKARLIAGQDMWSLPAVPAVGLRSVVMSDGPIGVRGTRWSPDDPSVALPSPTALAATWDPELAHRAGRLLAHEARRKGVDVLLAPTVNLHRTPLGGRHFECFSEDPLLTGVIGAGYVRGVQDGGVGTTVKHFVANDSETERFTLDARVGERALRELYLAPFEHIVTHAGPWGVMSAYNGVNGATMTENHRLQNEVLRGEWGFDGVIVSDWMAARDTVRAAEGGLDIAMPGPKTVYGAALADAVRDGRVAERTLDAAVRRVLRLAARVGALDGAPPAGTSGAEEIDGRALAREIARRSFVLLKNAPAPDGGAVLPLNRDALRRVALIGDTARHARVMGGGSATVFPEHVVSPLAGLRRALPPAVELVHAQGADPRTRLAPAAEYFTLRSRYRDEDGNVLAELPQPDGQVMTVGSLPTGVTARQLHSVDITGSFTPDRSGTHTFGVTGFGSYTLDVAGHRLAEDVCVPDSDDPFLAFTDPSERRFTVELTAAETVEVAFRFVPFTKGMDDNIAALAFGLGHRPPTATDEELIEEAVAVAAASDVAVIVVATTEETESEGFDRASLKLPGHQDELVRRVAEANPRTVVVVNTGSPVEMPWRDEVAAVLLGWFPGQEAGHALADVLLGAEEPGGRLPTTWPAAMTDCPVLDTEPVDGLLTYDEDVFIGYRAWACQDTPPAYWFGHGLGYTDWAYEEAAFTPAPPGAHELGTLRVKVRNTGGRPGREVVQVYLEPADTATADAAERPRRRLAGFATAQAAPGRTTVVEIPVPRRAAQIWHAELDAWHTVQGRYRLRAGRSYPDLRVEAACDAL